Proteins co-encoded in one Microcella sp. genomic window:
- the pdxH gene encoding pyridoxamine 5'-phosphate oxidase, producing MTELSPDPALESALRTHTDYGVEKLEEADLADDPFAQFAAWLAEAAEREVYEPNAMVLGTIDPEGSPSIRTVLLRGVDDRGFSFYTDYTSRKGRALLANPAVSAVFPWYTLHRQVIVFGEAHPVETEDSDAYFAARPRGAQVAAWSSDQSQTIASRDALEQKVRDADSRFADEPQIPRPERWGGFRIVPRRIEFWQGRTSRLHDRLVFSRQGHGGWTVERLQP from the coding sequence ATGACCGAACTCTCGCCCGACCCTGCCCTCGAGAGCGCACTGCGCACGCACACCGACTACGGCGTCGAGAAGCTCGAAGAAGCCGATCTCGCCGATGACCCGTTCGCGCAGTTCGCCGCGTGGCTCGCCGAGGCCGCCGAGCGCGAGGTGTACGAGCCCAACGCGATGGTGCTGGGCACGATCGACCCGGAAGGGTCGCCGTCGATCCGCACTGTGCTGCTGCGAGGCGTCGATGACCGAGGCTTCTCGTTCTACACCGACTACACCTCCCGCAAGGGGCGCGCTTTGCTGGCGAACCCCGCGGTCTCAGCCGTCTTCCCGTGGTACACCCTGCATCGTCAGGTCATCGTGTTCGGCGAGGCGCACCCGGTCGAGACGGAAGACTCCGACGCCTACTTCGCGGCGCGACCCCGCGGCGCGCAGGTCGCGGCGTGGTCGAGCGACCAGTCGCAGACGATCGCCTCGCGTGACGCGCTCGAGCAGAAGGTGCGGGATGCTGACTCCCGGTTCGCCGACGAGCCGCAGATTCCGCGTCCCGAGCGCTGGGGCGGGTTCCGCATCGTGCCGCGCCGTATCGAGTTCTGGCAGGGTCGAACGTCACGCTTGCACGACCGGCTGGTCTTCAGCCGGCAGGGCCATGGGGGCTGGACCGTCGAGCGTCTGCAGCCGTAG
- a CDS encoding PQQ-binding-like beta-propeller repeat protein, whose protein sequence is MTSGTPVAPFASAADAAPPRRGAPAWVPWVVTPLVALLLSASLDAVDLVAPDALGGASARFVPSEGQRTVMVAADGVETVTEHTRSLGVEGAFAAPLTVTSALLERLGDETLRRAQWWKASRVSSMGERFTDLYRLSDAGIGQVASWGGPVGFVFEPELLVLPASVQPGDTWSDSGTALAGEVLTYTATSTARAAKGPFTDVEGREIPLTGGCIGVETTLRLESPADGFSTELVEAVVWCPGRGPVWSSGTLDGQAVGQAEVRPAALQAADAVSATVAAWPDVVTSTSRLGDGQPLELAIVDPFFGPSEASGQFWVAPTSTVDGRLVTANDRGDDVQVWSLGDGVATLDWAGHPGGTIVAVAAVGDLVLATTSQRQVVAYDSTGRRLWSWPADELVLIAPHTADVRAAEVAVVARSGTVTVLDTATGSVQWSRSIGADARAATAIPGGIVVVADERERLTALDVTTGEQVWRTDAGLVDVLAVDPGSGLVVAMTESGDLIGLEVDDGAERFSTVFTGIAVDVAFGAGIVVVLSDERTVAFGAIDGSVRWRSPGGVSLLGSGEVIGVVQRGSVVLRTVSDGAVIDERARESEPVSSSTAAVVVGTAIVLVESDGSVQRWVLE, encoded by the coding sequence GTGACCTCCGGCACGCCCGTGGCGCCGTTCGCCTCCGCGGCCGACGCTGCGCCTCCACGCCGAGGTGCGCCTGCGTGGGTACCGTGGGTCGTGACCCCGCTGGTCGCGCTGCTGCTCAGCGCGTCGCTCGATGCGGTCGATCTCGTCGCTCCCGACGCGCTCGGCGGAGCATCAGCCCGGTTTGTGCCATCTGAAGGTCAGCGCACCGTGATGGTCGCCGCTGACGGGGTCGAGACGGTCACAGAGCACACCCGCTCGCTCGGGGTCGAAGGCGCCTTCGCTGCTCCGCTGACGGTCACCAGCGCGCTGCTCGAGAGGCTCGGCGACGAGACGCTGCGCCGGGCCCAGTGGTGGAAGGCATCGCGGGTCAGCAGCATGGGGGAGCGCTTCACCGATCTGTACCGCCTGTCGGATGCGGGCATCGGGCAGGTCGCATCGTGGGGTGGGCCGGTCGGTTTCGTCTTCGAACCCGAGCTGCTCGTGCTGCCGGCCTCGGTGCAGCCCGGCGATACCTGGAGCGACAGTGGCACCGCCCTCGCCGGGGAAGTGCTGACGTACACCGCGACGTCGACTGCGCGCGCCGCTAAGGGCCCGTTCACCGATGTCGAGGGTCGGGAGATTCCCTTGACCGGCGGATGCATCGGGGTCGAGACGACTCTGCGACTCGAGAGCCCGGCAGACGGCTTCTCCACCGAACTGGTCGAAGCCGTCGTCTGGTGCCCCGGTCGAGGCCCGGTGTGGAGCAGCGGCACCCTTGACGGACAGGCGGTGGGGCAGGCTGAAGTGCGGCCCGCAGCGCTGCAGGCCGCTGATGCGGTGTCTGCGACGGTCGCAGCGTGGCCAGATGTCGTGACCTCGACCTCAAGGCTCGGCGACGGTCAACCGCTCGAGCTCGCGATCGTCGACCCCTTCTTCGGCCCGTCAGAGGCGAGCGGTCAATTCTGGGTCGCTCCCACCTCAACGGTCGACGGCAGGCTCGTCACGGCGAACGACCGCGGTGACGATGTGCAGGTGTGGAGCCTCGGTGACGGCGTCGCGACGCTCGACTGGGCGGGGCATCCTGGAGGAACGATCGTCGCCGTGGCTGCTGTTGGCGATCTCGTGCTCGCGACCACCTCGCAGCGTCAGGTCGTCGCCTACGACAGCACGGGCCGACGACTGTGGAGCTGGCCTGCCGACGAGCTCGTGCTCATCGCGCCGCACACAGCAGACGTGCGTGCCGCCGAGGTCGCCGTGGTCGCGCGCAGCGGCACGGTCACGGTGCTCGACACGGCGACCGGCTCGGTGCAGTGGTCGAGGTCGATCGGTGCCGACGCGCGCGCGGCCACTGCGATCCCGGGTGGCATCGTCGTCGTGGCCGACGAGCGCGAACGACTCACCGCGCTCGACGTCACGACGGGCGAGCAGGTCTGGCGCACTGATGCTGGTCTCGTCGATGTGCTGGCGGTCGACCCCGGAAGCGGGCTCGTCGTTGCGATGACAGAGTCGGGAGACCTGATCGGGCTCGAGGTCGACGACGGCGCAGAGCGGTTCTCGACCGTCTTCACCGGCATCGCGGTCGACGTCGCTTTCGGAGCCGGCATCGTCGTCGTGCTGTCTGATGAGCGCACCGTCGCCTTCGGGGCGATCGATGGCTCCGTGCGCTGGCGATCGCCCGGGGGAGTCAGCCTGCTCGGCTCGGGCGAGGTGATCGGGGTCGTTCAGCGGGGGTCGGTCGTGCTGCGCACGGTGAGTGACGGAGCGGTGATCGATGAGCGTGCCCGCGAATCTGAGCCGGTCAGCTCGAGTACCGCCGCCGTCGTGGTCGGCACTGCGATCGTGCTGGTGGAGAGCGATGGCTCCGTGCAGCGCTGGGTGCTCGAGTGA
- a CDS encoding pyridoxal phosphate-dependent decarboxylase family protein encodes MSTTPAVPGVDPAVRMHAITDETTQIVDMVLEYARRRILSEDTPLDKPFTPAELRRLAGGSISAEGMGARRALSLFENVLAPSCITTEHPRYLSFIPSAPSKAATAFDLIVSATAVYGGSWLEGSGAVFAENEVLAWLAAEFGLPGGAGGVFVQGGTIGNLSALVAARDHADRERRAAGRPRPERWVIIGSAEAHSSIKSAAKVMDVDVVAIPVGASGVMHGEQVREALIEHGTAVIAVVATGGSTNFGIVDDIASIAALKDEHDFWLHIDGAYGLAAALSDAARWRFAGIERADSLIVDPHKWLFTPFDSCALLYRDSEIARVAHTQHAEYLDALTESTEWNPSDYSVQLTRRARGLPLWFSLATFGAQAYRDAITASIDLAHAVAAEIEQRDHVALVREPQLSVVVFERVGWHPGDYAHWSNRLLDDQHAFVVPSSHAGRTNARFAIVNPRTTLEDLTGILDSMQ; translated from the coding sequence GTGAGCACCACTCCAGCCGTCCCGGGGGTCGACCCCGCCGTGCGCATGCACGCCATCACCGACGAGACCACCCAGATTGTCGACATGGTGCTCGAATACGCGCGTCGCCGCATCCTCAGCGAAGACACACCCCTCGACAAACCCTTCACGCCCGCCGAGCTTCGTCGGCTCGCCGGGGGCAGTATCAGCGCCGAGGGTATGGGTGCTCGGCGCGCGCTCTCGCTGTTCGAGAACGTGCTCGCTCCGTCGTGCATCACGACCGAGCATCCTCGCTATCTGTCGTTCATTCCCTCCGCGCCCTCGAAGGCCGCGACAGCGTTCGATCTCATTGTGTCGGCGACGGCCGTCTACGGAGGTTCGTGGCTCGAGGGTTCGGGTGCTGTCTTCGCCGAGAACGAGGTGCTCGCCTGGCTCGCCGCCGAGTTCGGGCTACCGGGCGGCGCGGGCGGGGTCTTCGTGCAGGGCGGCACCATCGGCAACCTCTCGGCACTGGTGGCCGCGCGCGATCATGCCGACCGAGAGCGCCGCGCGGCTGGTCGGCCGCGTCCTGAGCGTTGGGTGATCATCGGCAGCGCCGAGGCGCACTCGTCGATCAAGAGCGCCGCGAAGGTCATGGATGTCGACGTTGTCGCGATCCCCGTCGGCGCCAGCGGGGTCATGCACGGCGAGCAGGTGCGCGAGGCGCTTATCGAGCACGGTACGGCCGTCATCGCGGTGGTCGCGACGGGCGGGTCGACCAACTTCGGCATCGTCGACGACATCGCGTCGATCGCCGCTCTGAAAGACGAGCACGACTTCTGGCTGCACATCGACGGCGCGTACGGGCTCGCTGCCGCGCTCAGTGATGCCGCGCGGTGGCGGTTCGCCGGCATCGAACGAGCTGACTCGCTCATCGTCGACCCCCACAAGTGGCTCTTCACCCCCTTCGACTCGTGCGCGCTGCTCTACCGTGATTCCGAGATCGCCCGCGTCGCGCACACGCAGCATGCCGAGTACTTGGATGCCCTCACCGAGTCGACCGAATGGAACCCGTCTGACTACTCGGTGCAGCTGACTCGTCGCGCGCGCGGCCTGCCGCTGTGGTTCTCACTCGCGACCTTCGGGGCGCAGGCCTACCGCGATGCGATCACCGCGTCGATCGACCTCGCGCATGCGGTCGCGGCCGAGATCGAGCAACGCGACCATGTCGCCCTCGTGCGCGAGCCGCAGCTCTCGGTTGTGGTGTTCGAGCGCGTCGGCTGGCACCCCGGTGACTATGCGCACTGGTCGAACCGGCTGCTCGACGATCAGCACGCTTTCGTCGTGCCCAGCTCGCACGCGGGCCGCACGAACGCTCGTTTCGCGATCGTGAATCCCCGCACGACCCTCGAAGACCTGACGGGAATCCTCGACTCGATGCAGTGA
- the rsfS gene encoding ribosome silencing factor, which translates to MTASDRALALTQVAAQAADSKQGDDLVALDVSGPLPLTDVFLIVTGRNERNVQAIASEVEDRMIEAGAKPLRREGRAEGRWILLDFGDVIVHVFHEEERLFYSLERLWKDCPVVPLQLTEQQTEPADVD; encoded by the coding sequence GTGACCGCCTCTGATCGTGCTCTCGCTCTCACCCAGGTCGCCGCGCAGGCGGCAGACTCCAAGCAGGGCGACGACCTGGTCGCGCTCGATGTCTCCGGCCCTCTGCCGCTGACCGATGTCTTCCTGATCGTCACGGGGCGCAACGAGCGCAACGTGCAGGCGATCGCGTCTGAGGTCGAAGACCGCATGATCGAGGCCGGCGCCAAGCCGTTGCGTCGCGAGGGGCGTGCTGAGGGGCGATGGATCCTGCTCGACTTCGGAGATGTCATTGTGCACGTGTTCCACGAAGAAGAGCGCCTGTTCTACTCGCTCGAGCGGCTCTGGAAAGACTGCCCCGTCGTGCCCCTGCAGCTCACCGAGCAGCAGACAGAACCCGCAGACGTCGACTGA
- the nadD gene encoding nicotinate-nucleotide adenylyltransferase: MSALSATPADADTATVPRKRIGIMGGTFDPIHHGHLVAGSEVGQAFGLDEVVFVPTGEPYQKQGVTHSEHRYLMTVIATASNPRFRVSRVDIDRDGPTYTIDTLRDLRAEHPDADLFFISGADAIAQILDWKNADELWKLANFVAVSRPGHSLSISALPHRDVSLLEIPALAISSTDCRHRVEQGSPVWYLVPDGVVQYIAKHQLYRSLPS; the protein is encoded by the coding sequence ATGTCCGCCCTGTCTGCGACACCCGCCGACGCCGACACGGCGACGGTGCCGCGCAAGCGCATCGGCATCATGGGCGGCACGTTCGACCCGATCCACCACGGTCACCTCGTGGCCGGTAGCGAAGTCGGTCAGGCGTTCGGTCTCGATGAGGTCGTGTTCGTGCCGACGGGCGAGCCGTACCAGAAGCAAGGCGTTACCCACAGCGAGCACCGGTACCTCATGACGGTGATCGCGACCGCGTCGAACCCACGGTTCCGCGTGAGCCGCGTCGACATCGATCGAGACGGGCCCACCTACACGATCGACACGCTGCGCGATCTGCGCGCCGAGCATCCTGATGCCGATTTGTTCTTCATCTCAGGTGCCGATGCGATCGCGCAGATACTCGACTGGAAGAACGCCGACGAGCTCTGGAAGCTCGCGAACTTCGTCGCAGTGAGCAGGCCGGGCCACTCGCTCAGCATTAGCGCATTGCCGCACCGCGACGTAAGCTTGCTCGAGATTCCCGCGCTCGCCATCTCGTCTACCGATTGCCGCCACCGCGTCGAGCAGGGCTCCCCGGTCTGGTACCTGGTGCCCGACGGAGTGGTGCAGTACATCGCCAAGCACCAGCTGTACCGGAGCCTTCCATCATGA
- a CDS encoding glutamate-5-semialdehyde dehydrogenase: MSSLVETPAHLAENLSPGPGLTDEQLHAAKVASRALATLTTDRKNAALEAIATALEASIDAIVAANADDLERGRSTGLSAGLIDRLRLDEARVRALAAAVRDVISLPDPIGSVVRGSRLPNGIQLSQVRVPFGVVGAIYEARPNVTVDIAALSLKSGNAVVLRGGSAAESSNRVLVQTLQGALEQSGLPRDAVQTIDPHGRAGAAALMRARGLVDVLIPRGSADLIQTVVRESTVPVIETGAGVVHVYLDASADETIAVDIVHNAKVQRPSVCNAVETVLVHRDAAPRLLPPVIDALRASGVVVRGDDRARAIDAALEPATEVDFATEHMSLELSVAVVDDLDAALEHIRRYSTQHTESIITSDMVNAERFLAEVDSAVVMVNASTRFSDGGEFGFGAEVGISTQKLHARGPMGLPELTSTKWIVRGAGQVRG; this comes from the coding sequence ATGTCGTCGCTCGTCGAAACGCCTGCGCACCTCGCTGAGAACCTGAGCCCCGGGCCGGGTCTGACCGACGAACAGCTGCACGCCGCCAAGGTCGCGTCGCGCGCGCTCGCGACCCTCACGACCGATCGCAAGAACGCGGCCCTCGAGGCCATCGCGACCGCCCTCGAGGCCTCGATCGACGCGATCGTCGCGGCGAACGCCGACGACCTCGAGCGCGGCAGGTCGACCGGTCTCTCGGCGGGCCTGATCGACCGGCTGCGGCTCGACGAGGCGCGCGTGCGCGCCCTCGCTGCCGCGGTGCGCGACGTCATCTCGCTGCCCGACCCCATCGGCTCGGTCGTGCGCGGCTCCCGTCTGCCCAACGGCATCCAGCTCAGCCAAGTGCGCGTGCCGTTCGGGGTCGTCGGCGCCATTTACGAGGCGCGTCCCAACGTGACCGTCGACATCGCGGCGCTCTCGCTCAAGAGCGGCAATGCGGTCGTGCTGCGCGGCGGCAGCGCGGCCGAGAGTTCGAACCGGGTGCTCGTGCAGACGCTGCAAGGCGCGCTCGAGCAGAGCGGGCTGCCGCGCGACGCCGTGCAGACGATCGACCCCCACGGTCGCGCCGGTGCCGCGGCGCTCATGCGCGCGCGCGGACTCGTCGACGTGCTCATTCCCCGCGGCAGCGCCGACCTCATCCAGACGGTCGTGCGCGAGTCGACCGTGCCCGTCATCGAGACCGGGGCCGGGGTGGTGCACGTCTACCTCGATGCGAGTGCCGACGAGACCATCGCCGTCGACATCGTGCACAACGCCAAGGTGCAGCGGCCGAGCGTCTGCAACGCTGTCGAAACGGTGCTCGTGCACCGCGATGCCGCGCCGCGACTGCTGCCACCCGTGATCGACGCTCTGCGAGCATCCGGAGTCGTCGTTCGTGGAGACGACCGCGCGCGGGCCATCGATGCCGCACTCGAGCCCGCCACCGAGGTCGACTTCGCCACCGAGCACATGAGCCTCGAACTGTCGGTCGCCGTCGTCGACGATCTGGATGCTGCGCTCGAGCACATCCGCCGCTATTCGACGCAGCACACCGAGTCGATCATCACGAGCGACATGGTCAACGCCGAGCGCTTTCTCGCCGAGGTCGATTCGGCTGTCGTCATGGTCAATGCCTCGACGCGGTTCAGCGACGGCGGCGAGTTCGGATTCGGTGCCGAGGTCGGCATCTCGACGCAGAAGCTGCACGCCCGCGGCCCCATGGGCCTGCCCGAGCTGACGAGCACGAAGTGGATCGTGCGCGGCGCTGGGCAGGTGCGCGGGTGA
- the proB gene encoding glutamate 5-kinase, with product MTTERDPARSRRDAVTRARRVVVKVGSSSISGENAAQIGPLVDALASAHARGTEVVLVSSGAIATGMPYLRLDARPHDLATQQAAAAVGQNVLIFRYQESLDRYGIVAGQVLLTATDLEHPTPRSNAQRAMERLLGLRILVIVNENDTVATQEIRFGDNDRLAGMVSELVGADLLVLLSDVDALYTKPPHEPGAERIAVVAHDDDLSGVELGSIGAAGVGTGGAGTKIAAAKLAVAQGVPVVLTSAAQVAEALRGDEVGTWFEAAPVE from the coding sequence ATGACGACTGAGCGTGACCCCGCGCGCAGCCGGCGCGATGCCGTCACGCGTGCGCGACGCGTCGTCGTCAAGGTGGGCTCGTCGTCGATCAGCGGCGAGAACGCCGCTCAGATCGGCCCGCTCGTCGATGCCCTGGCCAGCGCGCACGCTCGCGGCACCGAGGTCGTGCTGGTCTCGTCGGGTGCCATCGCGACGGGCATGCCGTATCTGCGACTGGATGCTCGGCCTCACGACCTCGCGACGCAGCAGGCCGCGGCTGCAGTAGGTCAGAACGTGCTCATCTTCCGGTACCAAGAGAGCCTCGACCGCTACGGCATCGTGGCCGGGCAGGTGCTGCTCACCGCGACCGACCTCGAGCATCCGACCCCGCGCAGCAATGCGCAGCGCGCCATGGAGCGCTTGCTCGGTCTGCGCATTCTCGTCATCGTCAATGAGAACGACACCGTGGCGACGCAAGAGATCCGGTTCGGCGACAACGACCGACTCGCTGGCATGGTGAGCGAGCTCGTCGGCGCTGACCTGCTCGTGCTGCTGAGCGATGTCGACGCGCTCTACACGAAGCCTCCGCATGAGCCCGGTGCCGAGCGCATCGCCGTCGTCGCGCACGACGACGACCTGAGCGGCGTCGAACTCGGCTCGATCGGTGCTGCCGGCGTCGGCACCGGGGGAGCTGGCACGAAGATCGCCGCTGCCAAGCTTGCCGTCGCCCAGGGCGTTCCCGTGGTGCTGACCTCGGCAGCGCAGGTCGCCGAGGCGCTGCGCGGCGATGAGGTCGGAACCTGGTTCGAGGCCGCGCCCGTAGAATGA
- the obgE gene encoding GTPase ObgE: protein MATFVDRVTLHLRAGNGGHGCVSVRREKFKPLAGPDGGNGGDGGDIVLVADAHETTLLGYHRRPHRVSENGGPGMGDNRSGFTGGPLVLPVPIGTVVRDADGTELVDLNEPGMRIVVAPGGQGGLGNAALATTKRKAPGFALLGTEGWEGDVILELKTVADVALVGYPSAGKSSLIAALSAARPKIADYPFTTLHPNLGVVESGESRFTVADVPGLIEGASEGKGLGLEFLRHVERCSALLHVLDCATLEPGRDPISDLDIILTELAAYPVPEGQVPLLDRPQLVALNKIDVPEGRELAEFVRPELEARGYRVFEISAVSREGLRSLTFAMAELVETERAARAAEAVVRERIVLRPKPVDREEFRIVVEGGSDGPIYRIIGAKPERWVQQTDFRNDEAVGYLADRLAKIGIEDALFTAGAVAGATVVIGPGDGVIFDWEPTLTSAAELLTAPRGTDPRLDAANRPSTSQRRQTYHERMDAKAAARAELDAEREAGIWSGDDDD, encoded by the coding sequence ATGGCGACATTCGTCGACCGTGTGACCCTTCACCTGCGCGCAGGGAACGGCGGCCACGGCTGCGTCTCAGTGCGCCGTGAAAAGTTCAAGCCGCTCGCCGGCCCCGATGGCGGTAATGGCGGCGATGGCGGCGACATCGTGCTGGTCGCGGATGCTCACGAGACCACTCTGCTGGGTTACCACCGCCGACCGCACCGGGTGAGCGAGAACGGCGGCCCCGGCATGGGCGACAACCGCTCGGGCTTCACCGGCGGCCCCCTCGTGCTGCCCGTGCCGATCGGCACGGTCGTGCGCGACGCCGACGGCACCGAGCTCGTCGACCTCAACGAGCCTGGTATGCGCATCGTCGTCGCGCCCGGTGGCCAAGGCGGACTCGGCAACGCGGCTCTCGCGACCACGAAGCGCAAGGCGCCCGGCTTCGCGCTGCTCGGCACCGAGGGCTGGGAGGGCGATGTCATTCTCGAGCTCAAGACGGTCGCCGATGTGGCGCTCGTCGGCTACCCGAGCGCGGGCAAGTCGAGCCTCATCGCCGCACTCTCTGCCGCGCGGCCGAAGATCGCCGACTACCCCTTCACGACGCTGCACCCCAACCTGGGTGTCGTCGAGTCGGGTGAGTCGCGCTTCACGGTCGCCGATGTGCCGGGCCTCATCGAGGGCGCGAGCGAGGGCAAGGGGCTCGGCCTCGAGTTCTTGCGGCACGTCGAACGCTGCAGCGCTCTGTTGCACGTGCTCGACTGCGCCACGCTTGAGCCCGGTCGCGACCCGATCAGCGATCTCGACATCATCCTGACCGAGCTCGCTGCCTACCCCGTGCCCGAGGGTCAGGTTCCGCTGCTCGATCGCCCGCAGCTCGTCGCCCTCAACAAGATCGACGTGCCCGAGGGCCGCGAGCTTGCCGAGTTCGTGCGCCCTGAGCTCGAAGCGCGCGGCTACCGCGTCTTCGAGATCAGCGCTGTGAGCCGCGAGGGTTTGCGATCGCTGACCTTCGCCATGGCCGAGCTCGTCGAGACCGAGCGCGCCGCTCGCGCGGCCGAGGCCGTCGTGCGCGAGCGCATCGTTCTGCGGCCGAAGCCCGTCGACCGCGAAGAGTTCCGCATTGTGGTCGAAGGCGGCAGCGACGGCCCGATCTATCGCATCATCGGCGCCAAACCCGAGCGCTGGGTGCAGCAGACCGACTTCCGCAACGATGAGGCCGTCGGCTACCTCGCCGACCGGCTCGCGAAGATTGGCATCGAAGACGCGCTCTTCACGGCCGGTGCGGTCGCAGGCGCGACCGTCGTGATCGGCCCGGGCGACGGCGTCATCTTCGATTGGGAGCCCACGCTCACGAGCGCGGCCGAGCTGCTGACGGCTCCGCGCGGCACCGACCCCCGGCTCGACGCGGCGAACCGCCCCTCGACGAGCCAGCGCCGTCAGACCTATCACGAGCGCATGGACGCCAAGGCTGCTGCACGAGCCGAGCTCGACGCCGAGCGAGAGGCGGGCATCTGGAGCGGCGACGATGACGACTGA
- the rpmA gene encoding 50S ribosomal protein L27: MAHKKGASSTRNGRDSNPQYLGVKRFGGQVVKAGEILVRQRGTHFHPGANVGRGGDDTLFALAAGSVEFGQKGGRKVVNIVNA; this comes from the coding sequence ATGGCACACAAAAAGGGCGCTTCCTCTACCCGCAACGGTCGCGACTCGAACCCCCAGTACCTGGGTGTGAAGCGGTTCGGCGGCCAGGTCGTCAAGGCCGGCGAGATCCTCGTCCGTCAGCGCGGCACGCACTTCCACCCCGGCGCCAACGTCGGCCGTGGCGGCGACGACACGCTGTTCGCCCTCGCGGCGGGCTCGGTCGAGTTCGGCCAGAAGGGCGGCCGCAAGGTCGTCAATATCGTCAACGCCTAA
- the rplU gene encoding 50S ribosomal protein L21, with protein sequence MVYAVVRAGGRQEKVEVGTIVVLDRVKAGEDGTIQLTPVLHVDGDTVTTDAKKLAKITVTAEVLGDLRGPKIVIQKFKNKTGYKKRQGFRADLTRVKITGIK encoded by the coding sequence GTGGTCTACGCAGTGGTGCGCGCCGGTGGGCGGCAGGAGAAGGTCGAGGTCGGCACGATCGTCGTGCTCGATCGCGTCAAGGCGGGCGAAGACGGCACGATTCAGCTGACCCCCGTGCTGCACGTCGACGGTGACACGGTCACGACCGACGCCAAGAAGCTCGCGAAGATCACGGTCACGGCCGAGGTGCTGGGCGACCTGCGCGGCCCGAAGATCGTCATCCAGAAGTTCAAGAACAAGACCGGGTACAAGAAGCGCCAGGGTTTCCGCGCCGACCTCACCCGCGTCAAGATCACCGGCATCAAGTAA
- a CDS encoding DUF4031 domain-containing protein, producing the protein MAVLIDEPAWPAHGRLWGHLVSDVSLDELHAFARAAGIPERGFDHDHYDYPEERRGALIAQGAEPVSGRELVERLQASGLRVSQREKRGL; encoded by the coding sequence ATGGCCGTGCTGATCGACGAACCCGCGTGGCCCGCGCACGGGCGCCTCTGGGGGCACCTGGTGAGCGATGTCTCTCTCGACGAGCTGCACGCCTTCGCGCGCGCGGCGGGTATTCCCGAGCGCGGCTTCGATCACGACCACTACGACTACCCCGAAGAACGCCGCGGCGCGCTCATTGCACAGGGTGCTGAGCCGGTCTCGGGCCGCGAGCTCGTCGAGCGATTGCAGGCTTCCGGCCTACGGGTCAGTCAGCGCGAGAAGCGCGGGCTCTAA
- a CDS encoding TIGR03943 family putative permease subunit → MQRWRGVVIIGTMAAITLWLAYSGQLVLYIHPRYILFTVIMSVIAVVLSVLAVTTRRDHDDDHEAPLPRRERMLGLTAAAIAGVFTLGMLVIPPATLSTATAEQREVNATASTNTADLEQASTADAEAIARFTVREWSSVLRQTSDLSFFDGKPATALLGFVTPDSDDPDNMFYVSRFVVTCCAVDAQPLGVPVYLPGWQSTVDEGAWVEVSGPFVSNPSRSSTQAIVIEPDTVEAVEQPREPYLF, encoded by the coding sequence GTGCAACGCTGGCGCGGTGTCGTCATCATCGGCACGATGGCCGCCATCACGCTCTGGCTTGCCTACAGCGGGCAGCTCGTGCTCTACATCCACCCCCGCTACATCCTGTTCACGGTGATCATGTCGGTCATCGCGGTCGTACTCTCGGTGCTCGCCGTCACGACGCGCCGCGACCACGATGACGATCATGAGGCGCCACTGCCTCGTCGCGAACGGATGCTCGGCCTCACGGCAGCCGCCATCGCAGGGGTGTTCACGCTCGGCATGCTGGTCATCCCACCCGCGACGCTCAGCACCGCGACCGCCGAGCAGCGCGAGGTGAACGCGACCGCGAGCACGAACACCGCCGACCTCGAGCAGGCCTCGACGGCCGACGCAGAGGCGATCGCGCGCTTCACGGTGCGCGAGTGGTCGTCGGTGCTGCGGCAGACAAGCGACCTCTCGTTCTTCGACGGCAAGCCCGCCACGGCCTTGCTCGGCTTCGTGACCCCCGACAGCGACGACCCCGACAACATGTTCTACGTCTCGCGCTTCGTGGTCACGTGCTGCGCCGTCGACGCGCAGCCGCTCGGTGTGCCCGTCTACCTGCCGGGCTGGCAGTCGACGGTCGACGAGGGTGCGTGGGTCGAGGTCTCGGGGCCGTTCGTGAGCAACCCCTCGCGGTCGAGCACCCAGGCCATCGTCATCGAGCCCGACACCGTCGAGGCGGTGGAGCAGCCGCGTGAGCCCTACCTCTTCTGA